A stretch of Prunus dulcis chromosome 6, ALMONDv2, whole genome shotgun sequence DNA encodes these proteins:
- the LOC117630222 gene encoding AT-hook motif nuclear-localized protein 9-like, with translation MEEKNNMVTTSQSPQTESKPNNEVETFMEPVQTNIEPNQDLDQSGAPIGRVELKGTDVFVKRKRGRPRKYEMIGEEGNVVALVSASPSTYSGSYSESLPKRGRGRPKGSGKLQLLSPRGGLSVDPAGEGFYTQVLTAETGEDIVHKILSLSETNPRSLCILTATGVVCSAVIRQPSSYTGILRFKARFS, from the exons ATGGAAGAGAAGAACAACATGGTCACTACCTCCCAGTCTCCACAGACTGAAAGTAAACCGAACAATGAAGTAGAGACTTTCATGGAGCCTGTACAAACGAATATAGAGCCCAACCAAGATTTAGATCAATCCGGGGCTCCCATTGGAAGAGTAGAGCTAAAAGGAACAGATGTTTTTGTGAAGAGGAAGAGGGGTAGGCCGAGGAAATATGAAATGATTGGTGAGGAGGGAAATGTGGTGGCTTTAGTATCAGCATCACCCAGTACATATTCGGGTTCATATTCGGAGAGCTTACcgaaaagaggaagaggacgCCCTAAAGGTTCCGGTAAATTGCAGCTCTTGTCTCCCCGTG GTGGGTTGTCTGTGGATCCGGCTGGAGAAGGGTTTTACACTCAAGTACTGACTGCTGAGACTGGAGAG gATATTGTTCATAAGATACTTTCATTATCTGAAACGAATCCTCGATCACTTTGCATTCTTACTGCTACTGGTGTGGTTTGTAGCGCCGTCATACGCCAACCTAGTTCTTATACTGGTATTTTGAGATTCAAGGCAAGATTCTCATAA
- the LOC117631409 gene encoding GABA transporter 1: MRTLPVPPSSEDAEVIGQEEAHDQEKQLDAGALFVLKSKGSWVHCGYHLTTSIVAPALLSLPYAFTFLGWAAGIFCLVIGAIVTFYSYNLLSLVLEHYAKLGHRHLRFRDMAHDILGPGWSRYFVGPSQFLVCYGAVVACTLLGGQCMKAVYLLSNPTGTMKLYEFVIIFGCLMLFLAQIPSFHSLRHINLVSVVLCLAYSVCTAAACIYIGSSSKGPHKDYSLKGNTQNRVFGVFNANAIIATTFGNGIIPEIQATIAPPVKGKMFKGLCLCYAVVTITFSSVAISGYWAFGNQAEGLILSNFLDDGKPLVPKWFIFMTNIFTILQLSAVGVVYLQPTNEVLERAFVDPTSKEFSTRNVIPRVIFRSLSVVLATTIAAMLPFFGDINSVIGAFGFIPLDFILPVVFYNLTFKPSKKSPIFLLNTTIAVVFSILGVIAAIAAVRQISLDANSYQLFANV; the protein is encoded by the exons atgaggacGCTGCCGGTGCCACCAAGCTCAGAGGATGCAGAGGTTATTGGCCAAGAAGAAGCTCATGACCAGGAGAAGCAACTTGATGCTGGTGCTCTTTTTGTTCTTAAATCCAAAG GATCATGGGTGCACTGCGGTTATCACTTGACAACCTCAATAGTTGCTCCAGCGCTGCTGAGTCTGCCGTATGCTTTCACCTTCCTTGGATGGGCGGCTgggattttttgtttggtcaTCGGAGCAATCGTGACCTTCTATTCATACAATTTACTCTCTTTGGTTCTTGAACATTATGCTAAATTGGGTCATCGCCATCTCCGATTCAGAGACATGGCTCATGACATTCTAG GGCCTGGATGGAGTCGCTATTTTGTTGGCCCAAGTCAGTTCCTCGTATGCTATGGTGCTGTTGTAGCCTGTACTCTTTTGGGAGGACAATGCATGAAG GCAGTTTACTTGCTGTCAAACCCAACTGGGACTATGAAGCTTTACGAGTTTGTGATCATATTTGGATGCTTGATGCTGTTTTTGGCCCAAATCCCATCTTTTCACTCACTGAGGCACATCAACTTGGTGTCTGTTGTTCTTTGCTTAGCCTATAGCGTTTGTACCGCTGCTGCTTGCATCTACATTG GAAGTTCTTCCAAAGGGCCGCATAAGGACTATTCCTTGAAGGGCAACACTCAAAATCGTGTTTTTGGGGTCTTTAATGCCAATGCCATCATTGCTACAACATTTGGCAATGGTATCATTCCAGAAATTCAG GCAACAATAGCACCACCAGTGAAGGGAAAGATGTTCAAGGGATTATGTCTTTGTTATGCAGTAGTTACAATTACTTTTTCCAGTGTTGCTATCTCTGGCTATTGGGCATTTGGTAACCAAGCTGAAGGTCTCATACTTAGTAACTTCTTGGATGATGGCAAACCTTTGGTGCCAAAGTGGTTCATTTTCATGACCAACATTTTCACCATACTCCAACTATCAGCTGTTGGCGTG GTTTATCTGCAGCCAACAAATGAAGTGCTTGAACGAGCATTTGTGGATCCAACGAGCAAAGAGTTCTCTACTCGCAATGTGATCCCGAGGGTAATCTTTCGCTCGCTGTCTGTCGTCTTAGCAACAACCATAGCAGCAATGCTTCCATTTTTTGGGGACATCAATTCAGTTATTGGGGCTTTTGGTTTCATACCCCTTGACTTCATCTTGCCTGTTGTGTTCTACAACTTGACCTTTAAGCCCTCTAAAAAGAGCCCCATTTTCTTGTTAAACACCACTATTGCTGTGGTTTTCTCAATCTTGGGCGTTATAGCTGCAATTGCTGCTGTAAGACAAATAAGCCTCGATGCCAACAGTTATCAGTTATTTGCTAATGTATGA